Below is a window of Deinococcus sonorensis KR-87 DNA.
GCGCCACGATCCACAAGCTGGGCTTCAGGATGGCCGTCAGCGCGATGGCCAGCAGCAGCACCGGAAACGCCAGCATCACGTCGGTGAAGCGCATGATCAGCGTGCCGAGCCAGCCGCGGGTGAGCGCGCCCAGCGCCCCGATCAGCAGGCCCAGCAGCACCGCCACCCCGTTGGCCACGAAGCCCACCGTGAGCGAGGCGCGCGCCCCCCACACCAGCCGCGACAGCAGGTCCCGGCCCAGCAGGTCGGTGCCGAGCGGGTACGCGCCGCCCGGGGCCAGCGGCGCGCCCTCCATGGTCAGGCCCTCGGGGAACTGGAAATCCGGGTCGTGCGGCGCCACCCAGGGGGCCAGCAGCGCCGCCCCCACGATCAGCAGACACACCACCAGCCCCACCAGCCCGGCACGGTGGCGCAGAAAGCGGGTAAGCGCGCGGCGCCGGCGGGGCCGGACCGACGGGACCGCGTCCAGCACCGTCACCGGGTCCGCCCGCGCGGGTCCAGGGCGTCGCGCAGCCCGTCGCCCAGCAGGTTGAAGGCCAGCACCGTCAGGAAGATCACCACGCCGGGCGAGAGCGCCAGCCAGGGCGCGGTCTGCAGGTAGCCGCGCGCGGTGTTGAGCATGCTGCCCCAGCTGGGCGTGGGCGGCTGCA
It encodes the following:
- a CDS encoding ABC transporter permease codes for the protein MLDAVPSVRPRRRRALTRFLRHRAGLVGLVVCLLIVGAALLAPWVAPHDPDFQFPEGLTMEGAPLAPGGAYPLGTDLLGRDLLSRLVWGARASLTVGFVANGVAVLLGLLIGALGALTRGWLGTLIMRFTDVMLAFPVLLLAIALTAILKPSLWIVALVIAFLNWVPIARVVYSEVSSLREREFVEAAGAVGASGGRVLMRHILPHLLPTALVWGSLGVGTTVLLEATLSFLGVGVQPPTPSWGGIINESQSYLTTAPWLVLAPGAAILLTSLGFNLLGEGLRDALDPRSTR